A DNA window from Arachis duranensis cultivar V14167 chromosome 3, aradu.V14167.gnm2.J7QH, whole genome shotgun sequence contains the following coding sequences:
- the LOC107479743 gene encoding LOW QUALITY PROTEIN: anthranilate N-methyltransferase-like (The sequence of the model RefSeq protein was modified relative to this genomic sequence to represent the inferred CDS: inserted 1 base in 1 codon; substituted 1 base at 1 genomic stop codon) produces the protein MTYMETPLESSANNHLKPKEEEKKEEDILSLAMEMLGLNVVPLAVNSAVELGVFDTIAKAGEGAMLSAKEIASQIGSNNPEAPHMLDHFLKLLASHSLLCCSVSQQDHSHRLYSLSPRSKYFVTDADDGSSLGPTFALLLDNVFYQSWTEVKRAIMEGGIPFNRVYGMHAFEYPXLDQRFNXVFNKAMVNSTNLNVKMVVDYERLNDIAGSAYYVAPEVLHRSYSVEAEIWNQRYSGSSNKAV, from the exons ATGACATACATGGAAACTCCATTAGAATCAAGTGCAAACAATCATCTTAAAcccaaagaagaagagaagaaagaagaagacatcTTGAGTCTTGCCATGGAAATGCTGGGTTTGAATGTGGTTCCACTGGCGGTGAATTCAGCTGTTGAGCTTGGTGTGTTTGACACCATAGCCAAAGCTGGTGAAGGTGCCATGCTCTCTGCAAAGGAAATTGCGTCTCAGATTGGGAGCAACAACCCAGAAGCACCTCACATGCTAGATCACTTTCTTAAGTTGTTGGCAAGTCACTCTCTCCTTTGTTGCTCTGTTTCCCAACAAGATCATAGTCACAGACTCTACAGCCTCTCCCCTCGCTCCAAGTATTTTGTCACCGATGCCGATGATGGCAGCTCGTTGGGACCAACCTTTGCTTTGCTTCTCGACAATGTCTTCTACCAAAGCTG GACGGAAGTGAAAAGAGCAATTATGGAAGGTGGAATTCCATTCAACAGGGTTTATGGCATGCATGCCTTTGAGTATC GGCTAGATCAAAGGTTCAATTAGGTGTTCAACAAAGCTATGGTAAATTCCACCAATCT GAATGTGAAGATGGTTGTTGATT acgAACGACTAAATGACATTGCTGGAAGTGCATATTATGTTGCACCAGAGGTACTTCACAGGTCATATAGTGTGGAAGCAGAAATATGGAACCAGAGGTACTCTGGATCGAGCAATAAAGCTGTGTAA